Below is a window of Chitinispirillales bacterium ANBcel5 DNA.
GTATCAAATTTTCATACGAGTTAATTATCGAAACAGCAGACTTACTTCCTTTACCCATTTCCTGATAACTCTCATCTACACAAATAATAGAATCTTTAAGTTCTCTGCATAAGTATTCAATTTCATCGACAGTCAAATACAAACCATCAGGGTTGTTTGGATTACACACTATAAGCAAATCTGCATTCTTTTTCCTGAAATATTTAACAAAAGATACAAGTTGTTTTTCTGAAGCAGGAAATTGTAATGAAATAATGCTTTTTTTGTAGCGTTCAAAAGCCATTTGATAGTCACCATAGGTGGGAACAAACTGAATTGCGCTATTAGCTATCTGCGGAAGAATAAAGATGGTTTCTGTCACTCCGGCGGTTATAACAAACATTTCTGGTGCAAGGTTGTAGTAGTTTGAAAGGGCATTGATTGCGTCATAGGAATCAGGATCCGGGTATGATTTAATACCATCGGCACTAAAGAGAGATCGTATAGATTGGGGCATTGGTAAAGGATTTACTGTAGCACTAAAATCCAATATTTTTTCCTGATCTATTCCAAACGCTCTTAGTTCCTTGTATGGGATACTTCCGTGCTTCTGGTAATTACTATTTTTTATTGACAAACATCCCACCTTTTTTTACCAAAATAACAAGCCAACAGTTCAATTCTTTTTACTACAGCAAAAGGATACCACTCTATTAAACAAAGGCTACCACAACTGTCAAAAATACGATCTCA
It encodes the following:
- a CDS encoding histidinol-phosphate transaminase, with the protein product MSIKNSNYQKHGSIPYKELRAFGIDQEKILDFSATVNPLPMPQSIRSLFSADGIKSYPDPDSYDAINALSNYYNLAPEMFVITAGVTETIFILPQIANSAIQFVPTYGDYQMAFERYKKSIISLQFPASEKQLVSFVKYFRKKNADLLIVCNPNNPDGLYLTVDEIEYLCRELKDSIICVDESYQEMGKGSKSAVSIINSYENLILLKSLTKPFGIGGLRIGYTVSSAKNSGKIRSLVIPWGVSGLAQKVIPAVLDHIEEYKSQWNQIHKQKESLIGQIERIGIPVEHGVCPFFLIKMEKSVNIRLELLRRYSIAVRDCSSFSLEGKIRLMPSVDKNNRLLLEVLREFC